A genomic window from Photobacterium gaetbulicola Gung47 includes:
- a CDS encoding putative manganese transporter (COG1914), with translation MSDTTPIQPNSSGPLPLHRLIRSLGPGIMMATAAVGGSHLVASTKAGAIYGWQLAALILLVNLLKYPFFRAGVQYTMGTGNSLVQGYDGMGRGYLWVFTALSLISGVVNTAALLLFSASLLGYFLPFSLSLPVLSGIVVVACLVILMAGHYKALDSLSKVIMSVLVIATLSAVVIAAGKGSVAPADFQAPSAWSLAAIGFIVVMMGWMPAPIEISCLTSLWLKSQRKEQQVTPESALFDFNVGYIGTAILAIVFLSLGALVLHGSGTELKASGIGFSHQLVSMYASTIGEWSRYLIAVVAFFCIFGSTITVIDGYARSLAEAQSLLQSKPVGQRAFHNGWMLFTAASAMGIILFFSSALMPMLDFAMVMAFMTTPIFALLNYQLVSKTDLPKALQWSKSMKVLSWVGLSYLFGFLAVFVWWKWLM, from the coding sequence ATGTCTGACACAACTCCAATACAACCGAACTCCTCAGGCCCCTTGCCATTACACCGACTTATTCGTTCATTAGGCCCTGGCATAATGATGGCAACGGCAGCCGTCGGCGGTTCCCACTTAGTGGCATCGACCAAAGCCGGTGCAATATATGGATGGCAGCTTGCCGCTCTGATTTTGCTGGTAAACCTTTTGAAATATCCATTTTTTCGTGCCGGCGTTCAGTACACTATGGGGACAGGCAATAGTTTGGTTCAAGGTTATGATGGTATGGGCCGCGGCTATTTATGGGTGTTTACCGCGTTAAGCTTGATTTCTGGCGTCGTCAACACAGCCGCATTATTATTGTTCAGTGCCAGCCTGTTGGGGTACTTCTTACCGTTTAGCTTATCTCTGCCTGTATTGTCCGGCATAGTGGTTGTCGCTTGTTTGGTTATCTTGATGGCTGGCCACTATAAGGCGTTGGACAGCCTGTCAAAGGTCATCATGTCAGTGCTGGTCATAGCCACGCTATCAGCCGTGGTTATTGCTGCGGGAAAGGGGAGTGTGGCACCGGCTGATTTCCAAGCACCCTCAGCTTGGTCGCTGGCGGCTATTGGCTTTATTGTTGTAATGATGGGCTGGATGCCTGCGCCCATTGAAATTTCATGTCTAACATCGCTGTGGCTAAAGAGCCAACGAAAAGAACAACAGGTCACACCCGAGTCAGCGTTGTTTGATTTCAACGTCGGTTATATCGGTACGGCTATCCTGGCAATTGTCTTTCTCTCTCTCGGGGCGCTGGTATTGCATGGCAGCGGCACAGAGCTAAAAGCATCAGGTATTGGTTTTTCACATCAATTAGTCAGTATGTACGCATCAACGATCGGTGAGTGGTCGCGTTACTTGATCGCGGTTGTGGCTTTCTTCTGTATCTTTGGTAGTACCATTACCGTGATTGACGGTTATGCCCGTTCTCTGGCCGAAGCTCAGTCACTGCTTCAATCCAAACCGGTTGGTCAGCGTGCATTCCATAACGGCTGGATGTTGTTTACCGCGGCCTCTGCCATGGGGATCATCTTGTTCTTCAGCTCAGCGCTAATGCCAATGCTTGATTTTGCTATGGTAATGGCTTTTATGACGACGCCAATTTTTGCTTTGCTTAACTACCAATTGGTTTCTAAAACTGATTTGCCCAAAGCTTTACAATGGTCTAAATCGATGAAAGTGTTGTCATGGGTTGGCCTGAGCTATTTGTTTGGCTTCCTTGCTGTGTTTGTCTGGTGGAAGTGGCTGATGTAA
- a CDS encoding putative Thiol-disulfide isomerase and thioredoxins-like protein (COG0526), with translation MNKIAFLFGSLVLTAIANASQCPAPDGFIATDGSQRWESNTKPVTLVNLWAVWCPPCLKELPMLDSIANSNTYAIDTIHLGDVPDSVDVRFKQLQIKHLPKTIEPDLALLQQLGFQGLPASFVVIGNRIVYRYSGYINQEAEFIRHWLQCLSKENTQ, from the coding sequence ATGAATAAAATTGCCTTTTTGTTCGGCTCGCTAGTGCTAACCGCGATAGCCAACGCCAGCCAGTGCCCAGCTCCAGACGGCTTTATCGCAACGGATGGCTCGCAAAGATGGGAAAGCAATACTAAGCCTGTCACACTGGTCAATTTGTGGGCCGTATGGTGCCCGCCTTGCCTAAAAGAGCTGCCGATGCTGGACAGTATTGCCAATAGTAATACCTATGCTATCGATACCATCCACCTGGGTGATGTTCCGGATAGTGTCGACGTTAGATTCAAACAGTTACAGATCAAACATCTACCGAAGACAATAGAACCCGATTTGGCTTTGCTGCAACAACTTGGCTTTCAAGGGTTACCCGCCAGTTTTGTGGTGATTGGCAACCGAATAGTGTATCGCTACTCCGGGTATATCAACCAAGAAGCCGAGTTCATCAGACACTGGCTGCAATGCTTAAGCAAGGAGAATACACAATGA
- a CDS encoding hypothetical protein (COG1999), whose translation MRLLVSYFVLTLLTLGMLPPVAVAKPLTFELQEHDLGTVTEKNWPDKYLLIGVGYTSCPDICPTTVIDLATAVHTLGDKKNAVVPIFISVDPKRDTVENMDLYVKYFDPKMVGLVGSFEQTRAAARSLKATFGYSLEGKPIYPPLPNHYEVFHSAYIYFYGPDRELIDVYGYGVGGVKIGQSLKRHLDE comes from the coding sequence ATGCGTTTACTCGTTTCCTATTTTGTTCTTACCCTATTAACACTAGGCATGCTGCCCCCGGTTGCTGTGGCAAAGCCACTCACGTTCGAACTACAAGAGCATGACCTTGGCACCGTTACTGAAAAAAACTGGCCCGATAAGTACCTGCTGATAGGCGTCGGTTACACCAGTTGCCCAGATATTTGCCCCACCACCGTGATTGACTTGGCAACAGCCGTCCATACATTGGGTGACAAAAAAAACGCGGTCGTGCCTATTTTCATCTCCGTGGATCCCAAACGTGATACCGTCGAAAACATGGATCTGTATGTCAAATACTTCGATCCCAAAATGGTCGGCTTGGTCGGTAGTTTCGAGCAAACACGAGCTGCGGCCAGAAGCCTAAAAGCCACTTTTGGCTATTCACTGGAGGGGAAACCGATTTATCCCCCTTTGCCGAACCACTACGAAGTGTTCCACTCCGCGTACATCTATTTCTATGGCCCAGATCGCGAGCTGATCGATGTATACGGATACGGCGTGGGCGGCGTCAAGATTGGCCAGAGCTTAAAAAGGCACCTCGATGAATAA
- a CDS encoding hypothetical protein (COG3784): MTRKLLFLLSVFLTFSAFALDLQQAKDQGLVGEANTGLIAPITARPSPQVKSLVSEVNTRRTNTFKRIAVSHGLTVKEVGHIAHKKAVDKTAPGHYYQDPSGRWIKK; this comes from the coding sequence ATGACGCGAAAACTGCTGTTCTTACTTTCCGTCTTCCTGACATTTAGTGCATTTGCTCTCGATCTTCAGCAAGCCAAGGATCAAGGACTTGTTGGTGAAGCAAACACTGGACTTATCGCCCCTATTACTGCCCGCCCGTCACCGCAGGTAAAAAGTTTGGTTTCCGAGGTGAATACACGCAGAACAAATACTTTCAAAAGAATTGCCGTCTCACACGGGCTCACCGTCAAGGAAGTTGGCCATATCGCCCACAAAAAAGCCGTCGATAAAACCGCACCTGGTCATTATTATCAGGATCCATCTGGCAGGTGGATTAAAAAATGA
- a CDS encoding hypothetical protein (COG3391): MTLLMRKLTLCFLAVFAVCSNAELPRYDDGARWAFISEADSKHIAVVDTFKYQLADRLELKAVPTELVVSDVQDVLVYIDGVSNKVFSYDLITHTHSEMALERVPHSIVFHSDGAQLAVASQDRIDIIKPLKQEYVASIEGIKSPFSMNFDNGGYNLYITEAKTGNTLIYRNHDGQQTHIQLGEGNVSALTLSPDARLALVSDHSTNSVFVWDLFNEAPYKSYPMTAKPWRPYVSSDSEHMIFVDDNGLAQIVNTWSGETVNNFQFKQAPKSIRTGWLETIGIVESEKSLNIFELTKANKATSLALKHPLNEVVVVSDSKTLFATQQNSSDLFIYDIRQNKLLPAINTGLKQPQHIVMGITNTICH; encoded by the coding sequence ATGACCTTATTAATGCGCAAGCTTACATTGTGTTTTCTAGCCGTATTCGCTGTTTGTAGCAATGCAGAACTGCCTCGCTATGACGACGGTGCCCGTTGGGCATTCATCTCTGAAGCCGATTCAAAACACATTGCCGTCGTTGATACATTCAAATATCAGTTGGCGGACAGACTTGAACTCAAAGCGGTACCCACCGAACTTGTAGTTTCTGACGTGCAAGATGTACTGGTTTATATCGATGGCGTCAGTAATAAAGTCTTTAGCTATGATTTGATAACGCACACCCACAGTGAAATGGCTTTAGAACGGGTGCCCCACTCGATCGTTTTCCATTCGGATGGTGCGCAATTGGCCGTTGCAAGCCAAGATCGCATTGACATCATCAAGCCATTGAAACAGGAATATGTTGCCTCAATTGAAGGCATCAAGTCACCATTTAGCATGAACTTTGACAATGGTGGCTATAACCTGTACATCACCGAAGCCAAAACAGGTAACACACTGATTTACAGAAACCACGACGGCCAACAGACCCACATTCAGCTGGGAGAAGGCAACGTATCGGCACTGACTCTTTCACCTGATGCGCGGCTGGCCCTGGTCTCGGACCATTCAACCAACTCCGTTTTCGTATGGGATCTCTTTAACGAGGCACCCTATAAATCGTACCCGATGACAGCCAAGCCCTGGCGCCCTTACGTCAGCTCTGATTCCGAACACATGATATTTGTCGATGACAATGGCCTAGCCCAGATCGTCAACACTTGGTCTGGAGAAACAGTGAATAATTTCCAATTCAAGCAGGCGCCCAAATCGATTCGCACCGGCTGGTTAGAAACCATTGGGATTGTCGAAAGCGAAAAATCGCTAAACATCTTTGAGCTAACCAAAGCAAACAAAGCGACCTCACTTGCCCTTAAACATCCCCTCAACGAGGTCGTGGTCGTTTCTGATTCCAAAACCCTGTTTGCGACCCAACAAAACAGCAGTGATTTGTTTATCTACGATATACGCCAAAACAAACTGCTGCCGGCTATTAACACCGGTCTTAAACAGCCCCAGCATATTGTTATGGGGATCACCAACACCATTTGTCACTAA
- a CDS encoding putative cytochrome c4 (COG2863), giving the protein MKKVVVAAITCLSVSAFASVETESGRQLYLSPGKGGCATCHGETGNEPVMPMYPKIGGQMEMYLINQMQDYKLKKRKNGLFVPMEVAMEHYSDEDILQIAKYLASF; this is encoded by the coding sequence ATGAAGAAAGTAGTGGTGGCAGCCATAACTTGCCTTTCAGTTTCGGCATTCGCTTCTGTGGAAACAGAATCCGGTAGGCAATTATACCTCTCACCAGGTAAGGGCGGCTGTGCAACTTGTCATGGGGAGACCGGTAACGAGCCGGTCATGCCGATGTACCCGAAGATTGGCGGGCAGATGGAAATGTATCTGATTAACCAGATGCAAGACTACAAGCTCAAGAAGCGGAAAAACGGGTTATTTGTCCCAATGGAAGTAGCAATGGAACACTATAGCGATGAAGATATCCTCCAGATTGCCAAATACCTGGCGTCATTCTAA